A window of uncultured Fusobacterium sp. genomic DNA:
CTTTATTCACTGACATGGAGACAACTTGATGTTAAAAAATATAAGTTTTGTTAATAGAAATTTAAGGATCACAGAAACTTCGTTTCTGCGTCTCAAAAGTAGTAGTCGTTTACACTCCTCTACTTTTGGAAATTATAGTTTTATTGAAAAAAATTGCACCCTCTATCTTATTAATTAAGACTTTAGGTGCAATTATTTACTTTTCTATCTCAATGCTAAAGGCATTAAAATATATCTATAGTTTTGATCTTCCTCTTCTGTTATCTCAAACATTGATGAAGCATTTGTTCCTTTAATAACAGGATTTTTACTGATATTATCAATATAATCTACGATAAATTTACAATTCAGAGAAGCTTTAAAATCCTCTCCCTCTTTTATCATATTTACCTTTTGATTAATTTTAGCTCTACCAGAAAAAGCATTTAAAAGAGCTGTTTTTCCTTTAAAAGTAATTATAGCCCCATATTTTGCGTCTACACTTGTTTTAGCTACTGTTATAACTCTTTTTAATGCACTTTTTAATTCATCTCTATTAAATTCCATCTTCTTATCAAAAGAAGCATTATTTAGTATCATTCTAAAGTCTGGGAAAGGCATAGAGATAGTTTTTGATGAAAAATAAGCATTTTCCCAAGTTACTATTAAAAACTCTTCACTAAATCCTATTGTTACATCTTTTTCAGAATCTTTCAATAGTTTACAAAGAACATTTACTGTTTCTAACGGAACTGAAATCTCTTTTTCCATAAGACAATTATTGTCTGCTTTTAAATATAAAAGTCTATATGAATCAGTAGAAACAAGGTTTAATTCATTTGGTTTAAATATCATTCTTACACAGTTAATTTGAATATTATCATTAGAAAGAGATGCTGCAAATTTTGCTCTATCTAACATCTTAACAAGTTCTCCACCTTGAATATTTAAAAGTACAACTGGCGAAGTCGGAATAATATCTGGAAAATTTTCATCTTGAAGTATTGAAAATTCAGCTTGATGTACAGTAAGATATCCATCATTTAAAGTAAACATCAATTCTTCTTCTTCTAAAAGCTTTATATATTCTAACAAAAGAGCAGGTTTTAAAATTACACTTCCCTCTTCTATAACTTCAGCAGGAATTTGTCTTACCAAATCAATATCTAGATTTGTCCCTATTAAAATGATCATTCCTTTTTCAGCTTTTATTTGTAATCCTGAAATAATAGGTTTTATAGGATTTTCTTTTAATATATTTGTAAATTCTGTTAAGATAGGAATTATATCCTCTCTTTTTATAGAAAATTTCATTATAGCCTCCAAAATTTCTTAATTTGCTATTAATACCTCTTGCCAGTATCTATTTTGAAGATCAAGAGTATTATGAATATCTCTTAATACTTGAGTATTTTTCATATCTTCAATCTCATATAAAGGTTTAACCTTCATTAAATCCTTTGCAGGAATATTAATAGATGGTGTTTCAAGAATATCAGCAAGTCTTGCATAAACTTCTGGTCTATGGATATACTCAATAAATTTATATGCAGCCTCTTTATTTGGAGCATTACTTAAAATAACAAAAGAATCTACATAAGCTGTTCCACCTTTTTCTGGAATAATGAAATCAACCTTTTTTCTTTCATTTTCATCTAATTCTCTAAAGATATTATCAGGATATCCTTGAACTACCCAGAAATCACCATTTGCAAATCCTTTACCAAAAGATTCAGCATCAAATTTAGCTATATTTTTCTTCCATCCTTTTACCATTTCAGCAGCTTGAGCAATAGCCTTTTCATCTTCAACATTTTGTGAATATCCTAACATATCAAGTGCTGAAGTCATTACTTCTCTCATGTCATCAAGAAGAGTCATTCTTCCTTGTAAATCACTTCTGTTATAGATAGAATAATCTCTAGGATAATCTTTTACATATTGAGTATTTACTGCAATTACAGTAGCTCCCATTACATAAGGTACCTCATAATCGTTATTAGGATCAAAGTATTGTAATTTTTCTAATACTAATGGATTTATATTTTTTATTGTAGATAACTTAGTTTTATCAAGTTTATCTATCATTTTTTCTTTCATCATTATCTCTACATAGTCAGCTGATGGAACAACTATATCATAACCTGTTCCTCCTGCTTTTAACTTAGTAAACATCTCTTCATTAGATGAGTAGATATCCTCAACAACTTTAATTCCAGTTTCTTTTTCAAAATTTTGATATATTTCCGGTGGAATATAATCTGCCCAACCATAAAGATAAAGAACATTCTCATCTTTTTTACTATCTCCACAAGCTACAAGAGTGAAAACTAAAGCTAACAACAAAAATATTTTTTTCATTTATCATCCTCCCAATTTTTTCTCTATTTACTATTTTAATACAGTTTCGAAATTTAGTCAATTACTATTCATTTATAAAGTAAAATTTCTGTAAAAATATTTGACATATCCTCAGTGAAGTTTCTTTTTGGAGCTATTTTTTCTGCCATTATTTCTAAATACATTAAAGATTTCAAAAGAGAATACAACTCCTCTCTAAATTCCATTCCATTATTTAATCCTGCTTTTAAAGATAACATAAGATTTGTTATTATTCTTCCATTTTTTTCAAGAGTAGCACCTTTAAAATCTCTAAATATCTTTTCAACCTCAACACTTACATTGTTAAGAGATGCATTATCTATTTTATTAATAGATAAATCTTGCATAAAGTTAGGAATCTCACTATAATCATATCTTAAAATAGATTTTAACATCTTAAAAATTCCCTCTCTCATATCATCACTTAAATTTATAATATTGTTACAATCTAGAAAATATATCTCTCCCTTTTCACTTAACATAATATTTCCCATATGTAGGTTTCCGTGATACATCCCTATTTTAAAGATAAAGAACAGTTGAATTTTTATTGTATCAAATACATCTTTATAGCTAAGCCTTCTCTCCTCTTCTAACTGACAAAAATGAGTTCCATAAATATACTCACTTATAAGTATTTTTTCTGAAGATAGATAAGCATATATATGTGAAAATTTTAATCTTTCAAATGCTTTAAAATCTTTATACTCATTTTTAAAATCTTTCATAAGTTCAGTACATTTTATCTCATTATTTAGATTAAATTTAATTTCAGATTCTACCCTTAAACTTTCTACCATGTCCATTATTTTAAATTTCTTTTCCAAATTTTTCATAAAGTATGAACATAATTTAGCATCTTGTTTCATACTAGCAAGATTTTTCAAAAACATATTTTTAGCTTTTTCACTAATAACTTTTATTGTAATCTCCTGCCCATTTCTCAAACAAGCTTTAAAAAGATGATTAATATCAGAATATGAAAATGAGTCATTGTCATAATATTCTACTTGAGAAAGTATAGGATGATGTTTTGGCAATAGCCGTAAAAGATGTTCATCTTCCTTTTGAACATCAGATGTATTAAACTCTGAAAGATAAAAACAGTTTTCTACATCTAACATATCTATTCTTGATGAATATTTTTGAGCTAATCTTATACCAATTATTCCTAATTTTATTATTCTTTTTGGATCTATTCCCTTTATTGAATCAAATGATGATAACATTCTTAAAAAATTAACAGAAAGCATCTTTTTTCTTTTCCTCCTCCATATTTTTCTCTTTAAATTATATTACATATTTTCTAAGTTGTAAAACAAATTGGAAGAAAAGAAAAATAATTTGTGATATAATAAATACTAGATAGATTTTTTTAGGAGGTAAAATAAAAGTGGACTATATAAACAGTCTTGAGAATAATACTATAAAGAAAATAAAAAAACTTAAAATAAAAAAATATAGAGAAGAAGAGCAACTTTTTATTGCTGAAGGAAGAAAATTTTTAGATTTTGACTTTGCTCCAGAGATGCTAATTTTCCATGAAGATTACACTATAACTGATGAAATTCAAAAAAAAATAGATAGATTTCAATGTAGAAAAATCAAAGTTTCCGACAAGGTTTTCTCTCAACTTACATCTCAAGAAAACTCACAAGGGGTAATTGTAATATACCCAATGAAAAAAGGAGATCTAAATATTTTAAATAACAATATAGTTGTGCTTGATAAAATAGGAGATCCGGGAAATTTAGGTACTATTATAAGGGTAGCTGATGCAGGAGGATTTAAAGATATTCTACTAACAAAAGGAAGCGTTGATTGTTGGAATGAAAAAGTTGTAAGAAGTAGTATGGGGTCTATTTTAAATATGAATATTCTTTATTTAGAAGAAGAGGAAATGATCTCTTTCTTAAAAGAAAAAGGATATAAAATGGAAGTTACTGCACTAGATAAAACCTCTATTGAATATACTCAAATGTCTTTAAGTGAGAAAAATGCTATTATTTTTGGAAGCGAAGGAAATGGAGTTTCTCAAAGATTTTTAGAAGTTAGTGATGAAAAACTTATAATTCCAATCTATGGAATAGCTGAATCACTTAATGTTGCTATGGCTTGTGGAATTATTCTATATAAAACTAGAGAGATTTTGGGGGCAAAAAATTAATGGAAAAATATAAACATTTAGAGAAAAAAGAGGTTTTTAAAAATAATCATATAGCTGTATATAGTGAGAAATTACAACTTCCTAATGATAAAGTTGTAGAGTGGACATTTACTTCAAAAAGAGAAGCTATTGGTGTTATTGCTGTTTTTGATGACAATACAACTTTATTAGTAAAACAATATCGTCCTGCTGTTCAACTTGTAACTACAGAGATTCCTGCTGGTATTCTTGAAAAGGGAGAAGATCCTAAAGATGCTGCTCTTAGAGAATTAGAAGAAGAAACAGGTTATAGAGCTGAAAAAATTGAGAAGATCTGTGAATTTTATAGTAGTCCGGGAATAACTGCTGGAAAATTTTATCT
This region includes:
- the dnaN gene encoding DNA polymerase III subunit beta, coding for MKFSIKREDIIPILTEFTNILKENPIKPIISGLQIKAEKGMIILIGTNLDIDLVRQIPAEVIEEGSVILKPALLLEYIKLLEEEELMFTLNDGYLTVHQAEFSILQDENFPDIIPTSPVVLLNIQGGELVKMLDRAKFAASLSNDNIQINCVRMIFKPNELNLVSTDSYRLLYLKADNNCLMEKEISVPLETVNVLCKLLKDSEKDVTIGFSEEFLIVTWENAYFSSKTISMPFPDFRMILNNASFDKKMEFNRDELKSALKRVITVAKTSVDAKYGAIITFKGKTALLNAFSGRAKINQKVNMIKEGEDFKASLNCKFIVDYIDNISKNPVIKGTNASSMFEITEEEDQNYRYILMPLALR
- a CDS encoding extracellular solute-binding protein; the encoded protein is MKKIFLLLALVFTLVACGDSKKDENVLYLYGWADYIPPEIYQNFEKETGIKVVEDIYSSNEEMFTKLKAGGTGYDIVVPSADYVEIMMKEKMIDKLDKTKLSTIKNINPLVLEKLQYFDPNNDYEVPYVMGATVIAVNTQYVKDYPRDYSIYNRSDLQGRMTLLDDMREVMTSALDMLGYSQNVEDEKAIAQAAEMVKGWKKNIAKFDAESFGKGFANGDFWVVQGYPDNIFRELDENERKKVDFIIPEKGGTAYVDSFVILSNAPNKEAAYKFIEYIHRPEVYARLADILETPSINIPAKDLMKVKPLYEIEDMKNTQVLRDIHNTLDLQNRYWQEVLIAN
- a CDS encoding AarF/UbiB family protein; the protein is MLSVNFLRMLSSFDSIKGIDPKRIIKLGIIGIRLAQKYSSRIDMLDVENCFYLSEFNTSDVQKEDEHLLRLLPKHHPILSQVEYYDNDSFSYSDINHLFKACLRNGQEITIKVISEKAKNMFLKNLASMKQDAKLCSYFMKNLEKKFKIMDMVESLRVESEIKFNLNNEIKCTELMKDFKNEYKDFKAFERLKFSHIYAYLSSEKILISEYIYGTHFCQLEEERRLSYKDVFDTIKIQLFFIFKIGMYHGNLHMGNIMLSEKGEIYFLDCNNIINLSDDMREGIFKMLKSILRYDYSEIPNFMQDLSINKIDNASLNNVSVEVEKIFRDFKGATLEKNGRIITNLMLSLKAGLNNGMEFREELYSLLKSLMYLEIMAEKIAPKRNFTEDMSNIFTEILLYK
- a CDS encoding RNA methyltransferase; this translates as MDYINSLENNTIKKIKKLKIKKYREEEQLFIAEGRKFLDFDFAPEMLIFHEDYTITDEIQKKIDRFQCRKIKVSDKVFSQLTSQENSQGVIVIYPMKKGDLNILNNNIVVLDKIGDPGNLGTIIRVADAGGFKDILLTKGSVDCWNEKVVRSSMGSILNMNILYLEEEEMISFLKEKGYKMEVTALDKTSIEYTQMSLSEKNAIIFGSEGNGVSQRFLEVSDEKLIIPIYGIAESLNVAMACGIILYKTREILGAKN
- a CDS encoding NUDIX hydrolase, which codes for MEKYKHLEKKEVFKNNHIAVYSEKLQLPNDKVVEWTFTSKREAIGVIAVFDDNTTLLVKQYRPAVQLVTTEIPAGILEKGEDPKDAALRELEEETGYRAEKIEKICEFYSSPGITAGKFYLFYAENLKKTHQHLDEDEFLEVERVPLKDINITSLFDAKSMLAVDYAKKKRNL